The Trichomycterus rosablanca isolate fTriRos1 chromosome 6, fTriRos1.hap1, whole genome shotgun sequence DNA segment TGGACAACAATAAAATTTACAATAGATATTTATAGAGGAACAACAAAggataacaaataaataagataaTGAAATCTTAATTAGAAAAGATTGCTAATATAATTCCAAAAAGGAAACCATATTTGCCAGAACTTCTCAGTCCTCTGATGTAGGTCAAAGGTTAACTTCTCAAGAGGCAGAAGAGAGCTATTTGAGAGAGCCACAAATTTAGTGATGGGACCTGAGGAGTAgaccaaacaaataaaatacacttttttGCAATGAGGACCAGCAGGGTGAATACCTGTCTAGCACTGTAGTCAAATATAGCTTCTAATTCGCCATaaagcaggtataatttagggcACAATGTGAACTGCATATTAAGAATTTCTTGTACAGCTATATGCACCTTTTCCCAAAAAGTTTTCATTTTATCACAGGTccaaaaagaatgaataaaagtGCCTTTGTTAGATTGACACTTAAAACATAAATCAGACCTCTCTGGGAATATCCTATGTAAACGCAATGGGGTAAGATAAAATCTGTTAATACACTTGAAATTGAGTTCGTGTATATGAATTGAAGTACACTTGGGGTACAAATCTGAACAAATTGAGAGCCAGACATCTTCATCAATAACCTCCTCCAGGTCCCCCAAGGGTTCCCGAATACCCTCAAGACTTACAAAAGAGGAATGACATCAGATAACATGACATAAACCTTTGAAATGAGACCTCTCAGGTCATGCTGCTTAGATCTCTGTCTCTAGTCACAAAATTCTGGCGTCCAAAAGAGCtttaataaagtgtttaatttaaagatatCTGAAAAAGTCTGTTTTTGGCAACTTATACTTGTTTGAGAGATCCAAAAATGACATCATAACGCCTTctgaaaataaacaataaaactattcattttttaaataattattaaatccaTACAAATGCTCAGGTGTCAAAAAGTAGAGGTAGCTTTATTGTTTATGATATAATTTGAAAAATAATACTGTTAAATACAAATACACtttgttactattatttattttaatctctATATAACAATGAGCTGAGGTAGTGTTATGGTTCACAAGATCTATTAGGCATACTTAAAACTGGATCTTTATCAATACTTAAGTTAATCCTGGACTGAACTGGTCTGGCAGTAATGatcataaattaaaaaattgcTCTAATACACTGGAAACAGTAAGTGTCCAGAACTGGGCAGTCACATAATGCAAGTATTAACAGTAGAAAACCAAGTAGTTGTATTTAGTGGAAACAAACATTTAGAACAATTATAAccgtatttataacaaaattaCAATTTAACATAATTGAAAACTCTATTACAGTTGTGTGTGAAATAACCTTACACTTTACAGTACATATTACATTCCATTagaaaaacatatatatatatatatacaaacaataaaatcgTTATTGTCCCATGTGCAAAGGTTTTTTCCAGTTGTAATGTCACAAAATTTAATGATCAGGCCCTAATGGCCTGTTACGACTTGTCAGGCAGGTCAATAGTTAGAAACTGTCAGCTGATAATAATTCTTTGACTCTTCAAACCTTGTGCTAACACTCAATAACCACATGCTCTAAGGatctaaaataaaatctaaGAAACTTAATAATTCTACCACTGCAGGAAGAGGGTAAAATAAACTGTCTTGCATTTTCAACAATCAGTATCttacacaaaatatataaacatgaCCTATACACAGCAtgactaaatgccataaatctGCAAGACTAAACAATGATCTCCACGTCTGCATCTTCTGGAAAAGACGGTACCGTGATGGAAGAAACTCGAATACAGTCCTGGTGCCACAGGTTTTCTGCCAAGGCATTTAAAAGGGGTGCAACTTCCCCAAATCCTCCACTCACGTCCCCTCCCACCCGGAAAACTGGTATCCCCTGTTCCTCCTGAAAGCGTGTGATCTCACTTTCTGTCACATCTGTGTGCATAAACAAATCAAACCTTTGGAGTTAAGGTCTACGCACTAAAACCAAATACAGTAGATTCAAACAAATGTAGGTATAAAAATTCagacttcattttttttttacattttatgctCATATTTAACAGGGGTGACAATAATTTTAGAGTTTTTATTTAAGGATACTTGGTGCCAACCACCAGTCTGACCAGGCTTTCGGAGGGCTCTGTGATCCGAGACATGTGATTGGAGATGTCCTCAAAAGAGTTGCTATCAGTAAAGGAAAACAGGAAGAGAATAGCATCCACCTGTTCCTTACAGGACtgttaagaaaaaaacaacacaaaagtaAACTGTAAAAGTACACCCGACAACATAGAGGCTGTGTTAAAGCTGGCTGTCTGAAGCATGTGGTGGAATGATACGTTTACCGGCAGCATGTGGTCAAATCTGTGCATGGCGCTCTCGCCGCAATCCCAGAGCTGGAACTGAAAGAAAAGCTTGCGTCCACTTTCTCTTAGCTTTACAGGCCACCACACCACGCTCGTCTCAATACCTGGAAGGGAAAAAGAGTCTTTGAACGGTTGTCACAGCAGATGAAAAAATAATAGACTAAGATGACTAAGACTAAGAAataacatacaatattttatgaACAGTAccaaacagtggtagcctatgatgaacctttattgtcattgtacaagTACACTGAGATGTGCTCTACTATATACAAAGTAATCAGGAAATTGAACAAAGTAGTTAGGAAATATAacagatacagtatatacaagtgTCCAGAGGAGAAGGTATACAAAATGCAATGCTTGATTTTTACTTAAATTCATGGACAGGCATGAATCTATGTATATGTACAATTGTGCAAATGAGAATATGAGGTAGTAATAGATGATCCTGGTAGTAGAAGGCTCCCGGTTTCCATATAAGGTGTCCCATGTACCAAGGCAATATAACAATGGCAGTACTAATGCCATCGACCGTATAGCAGCTCCGAATACTGTTAAAGTGAACGATGTGCAATAACGATTGATACCAAacatatattatactatacttcGCATAATATGTACAGAGACGGATATAATAATGGCATACGGTATACTGCTGCTCCCCAcaggcatcaatgagccttggccgcccatgaccctgtcgctggattaccactgttccttccttggaccgcttttgatagatactgaccactgcagatcgggaacaccccacaagagctgcagttttggagatgctctgacccagtcgtctagccatcacaatttggctcttgtcaaactcactcaaatccttacgcttgtccctttttcctgcttctaacacatcaactttaaggataaaatatttactttctgccgaatatatcccacccactaacaggtcccatgatgaagagataatcagtgttattcacttctcctgtcggtggtcataatgttatgcctggtcggtgtatacccTTAAAAATTCAGAGAACAATTAACATATGTACCTGTAGTTTCATAGTGCATGCTGGGCATGTCTAGTCCAGCAAGACGGGCAGCCAAAGTCGTTTTCCCCACTCCGCTTTTACCTGAGAGCAGAACTTTATAGCGAACTGTGTCTACTTTCAGATGAGGGGGCATCACTGGGGCATCCAAAAAACCTtgaataaaatatgaaaataaatgttTCACACGCAAGACATTACTAAACACTTTACTAAACACTGATCTAAGACAACTGTCAACTAgagaaattgtaaaaatacaaaatattaaaaccttTAGAGCCATTCATGCATTCTAGTGACTTACTggctatattataatattatttaaaacatattttatatataatacaaaCTTTAGTCAttcaatattattatatttaaagctgcagcatggtggcttggtgcgtacatttatggcatttagcagacgcctttatccaaagcgacttacatgacATACatacagggcttgaaccagcaaccctctgattactagtccagtaccttaaccactaggctatggcttgtgtgtagcgctgttgcctcaaagcaagaaggtccttcgatttccagatggagcggtctgggtcctttctgtgttcgCATGTTCtagccgtgtctgtgtgggtcatTATGATCCCTATAGTGGTTCACTATGCCTCTCTTAATAATAATCTGGTTGTATGAGGGCATTATCAACCTGGCATATGGAAACATCAGAAAAGGGTTTTAGCATAGGTAGTACTAGGTCCTGAAAAAGTGCCTGAAATTTGCTGGATTTAATACAGTCTACAAAACAATCATTGTATCTATGACTTCAGATTGTGGGTTAAAGGAATCTAGATCTAGGAAATATGATGAAAACAGACCCATCAACACatattattaccattactatTCTTCAAGGTCCAGGTTTTATGCTTTCATACAGTGATATTAAATCCAGTGACACCAGCAGACTTTACAAGCTTTTAAAAATGGCAGGACAGGTTATTGGGAACAATCTGGTCTAACCGAAGCTGGTATTTTTAGGATAAAAATGCTACATAAACTCCTGTACATGATGAAAAATGCTTCTCACCAagtaatgcatttattttttatgcctTGTAAAGGTCACAATGTAGATGAACTGACTCATACAGGTGCCAGAAGTAATGTGGATAGGTCTGgatatgcatttattttttacgCCTTGTAAAGGTCACAGAGTAGATGGACTGACTCATAGATGTGCTTATTCATTGTTGTGTGGTGTTTTGGGGGGTATGGGCGTATTTGGCAACTATTATACTATATAGCAGACCCAGGGACCAAATAGGGAACCCAGACAGACTGTGCCCAGTGGCTTCTCTCATGCAACAGATTTATATGATCTAAAGTAGGGTTACAACATAATTACACCATTGGGACTCAATCATTTGCTTCTGCTGTGACATATAtgaacaccacccagagattcaagCGTTTAAGGTGTGCTGCAAACACGGTGAAAACTGTGGAGCTGCAGAgagaaaggaccctgattatAAGAACATTTTCCGAGAACATTAATGTTCCAGATTAATGAATCAGCAAACCCAACTGGCCTCAGaagaacaaaaaaactaaatttcaggacaataaagaaaaaaacgcTTGTTGCTGCATACGTTTTAAAGGATCAcaacaaatgtgtcagtggcaaccataagatgatcaatatcttttttttaatgcattttctccctattttcctcccgatttagcacattcaattttgtcttccgctgctaccagagataccagattgcacccaaggagagcacgtcgctgtacacgcctcttccgacacgtgtacagccctcctcttctcgcccctgctttctgcacaggcgtctcttccgccaatcagggtccttacacagcgtatgaagacccacccacccacacatagtccggccccccaccctgcagatacggtggccaattagtatctgctgcaggcagtgacaattatgcccgctagatggtgcccagccgactggaggcaacaccgagtttcgaacttaggagttcagaaactcggtgctggtgtgcaagtggaatatcccactgcgccacctgggcgctaagATGATCATTATCAACCAAGAACTTCATGGTCAGACTCCACATTATGCCACTCTTGATCAAGTAGCACAGGAAGGCGTCAactgaaatatataaaaaagattTTGGACAGGCCTGGATAGTGGTTTGTCTGGAACAAGGGGCGAGGCTTATGACCAGTAGAAATCTTtctctacagtcaagcatggaggtgggtcagtgatgatgtggggatgcttttctgctgcaggaactggcaatCCTGACAATCCTGACAAtatgactggcatcatggatttaCAGAAATACCAGGGGATTTTAAGCTGGAATGTCTCAAGTATTGAGGCTGGGGGTTAGATAGAGATAAAGATTCGTCTAGATAGAGAACTtgatatttttcatttaaacttaaaatGATGTTATCTTAAGTTATTAAAATTGCTTTTAGGAATCAATACAGTTCTTcctctgtttactgagactttTCTTtggttgtttatatttaattctaTACAGATCAGTATAATATATTTTGAGgtgaatatttctgattgcagctgtatataaaaaacagtttttaaaaatagcATACAAAGACAATGCCATTGTTTAATAAGGTTTGGTTTGTTGGTCTGGTAGTGTGGGTACTGCACAGAAACCTGGAGTTGAGGATGGGGTTCGCTCGTACCTTCTGGTCAGTCAGTCCGTGAGTTTAGGATGTTCTTATATTGTTCACGtggatttcctctgggtactGTAGTCTCCTCTCACCTCCCCAAAATGCAAACGGGATTGCTTAAAAGTTGTGAATAAATGAGCAAATATTTTGTTTCTGAACAGGACAAGGCACCTagtttaaattcatttaaaaaactgtCCCCTGGCTTCATGTTAAGGGTGTATTCCCATTTTAAACCAAGTACAGCTAAAGCCACCGcgaccctggccaggataaagtgtTTCGCTAAACTAAATATTCATGTATTTAGTAATAAACGTTTGTCACTcttgataataaaaatacttcaaaactagggatgtaacgatgcaccacaagacagttaaaaatcggtgcacatgtgccacaattctaatcagttattcatttaagatgaatcgatattcactttaaacagcagagggcactggcgctattcaccgagcctggttgacgtcactacaggttgccaggttcggaattttccagccaaatttatttatgtgaggatctTTATTTgtagtattcatttatttatataatgtaggatgttttaaaatttcatttcagttttttttaataagcattatttggcatagtttgtacctacatcagaaataaaacagcattcatttttcattcattattattattttttttcctccccaattcccccccaatctagtcatgtccaattaccctgattgcgtcctctatactgattcgacccttcacccctgactgaggacgcctctcaactgacatacgccccctccggcacgtacagtcagtacagaccgcatttttcacctgcacgagtcgagttcatatacttgacggccactgtgtatggagggccacacccccatcagcattattcctcagccctgtgcaggtaccatcagtcagccagcaggggccgcagttgcaccagttatgaaaacccatgatctgactttcttaccctctaaacctgaacaacagccaatcgttgttcatgcagccggccagcccagtcggaaaggcagagctgagattcgatacgatgtattcgaaaccccaactctaatgcgctagtgtactttaccgctgcaccacctgaacagcttattcattcattatttagataaataaaagacaagCACAAAAActgtagtttattttttaaagagaaataataaaaggaaactttgtcataatctgtcttcaatttcattttgtttaaaaaattggggaaaaaatcgtatcgtgaacccagtatcatgaacccagtatcgtgaaccGTATCGCAACATCCCTATTCAAACCGCACAATCCAGAGGCGCTGGACCATCACGTGACCTAAATATGAACTAATGACACATGCTGCTCTGTGGTATCCATGGTGATTTGACTTACCGAATTTACGGCGTTTTTTCTTCTGCAGGATCTTGTTAAAGAATTCTCGGCTTTCAGAAGTCCGATGCCAGTCTGATACTATAATAGATCCAGCAGCTACACGCG contains these protein-coding regions:
- the cplane2 gene encoding ciliogenesis and planar polarity effector 2: MARVAAGSIIVSDWHRTSESREFFNKILQKKKRRKFGFLDAPVMPPHLKVDTVRYKVLLSGKSGVGKTTLAARLAGLDMPSMHYETTGIETSVVWWPVKLRESGRKLFFQFQLWDCGESAMHRFDHMLPSCKEQVDAILFLFSFTDSNSFEDISNHMSRITEPSESLVRLVVGTKFDLFMHTDVTESEITRFQEEQGIPVFRVGGDVSGGFGEVAPLLNALAENLWHQDCIRVSSITVPSFPEDADVEIIV